The following proteins come from a genomic window of Corynebacterium sp. P4-C1:
- the trxB gene encoding thioredoxin-disulfide reductase → MKEAAAQAGTDAGDATIHDVIVVGSGPAGYTAALYTARADLKPLVFEGYEYGGELMNTTEVENFPGFQNGIMGPDLMMEMRAQAERFGADLRADQVDRVELEGDIKKVFVGDDEFRARSIILATGAAPRHLGIPGEQELTGRGVSTCATCDGFFFKDHHIAVVGGGDSAMEEATFLTRFGSKVTIIHRREEFRASQIMLDRAKENEKIEFLTNSVVEEVLEDGGSGSVGGLRIKNTATGEESTLDATALFVAIGHDPRSGFLDGQVVTDAEGYVTVEQPSTKTSVPGVFAAGDLVDNYYRQAITAAGSGCRAAIDAEHYLEAL, encoded by the coding sequence ATGAAGGAAGCTGCTGCGCAAGCGGGCACTGACGCAGGGGACGCGACCATCCACGATGTGATCGTCGTCGGTTCCGGCCCGGCCGGGTACACCGCCGCGCTGTACACGGCGCGCGCCGACCTGAAGCCCCTGGTCTTCGAGGGCTACGAGTACGGCGGCGAGCTGATGAACACCACCGAGGTGGAGAACTTCCCCGGTTTCCAAAACGGCATCATGGGCCCGGACCTGATGATGGAGATGCGGGCCCAGGCCGAGCGTTTCGGCGCCGACCTGCGCGCTGACCAGGTGGACCGGGTGGAGCTGGAAGGCGACATCAAGAAGGTGTTCGTCGGCGACGACGAGTTCCGTGCCCGCTCGATCATCCTCGCCACCGGTGCTGCCCCGCGCCACCTCGGCATTCCGGGGGAGCAGGAGCTCACCGGCCGCGGCGTGTCCACCTGCGCGACGTGCGACGGGTTCTTCTTCAAAGACCACCACATCGCCGTTGTCGGCGGCGGCGACTCCGCGATGGAGGAGGCCACCTTCCTCACCCGCTTCGGCTCCAAGGTGACCATCATTCACCGCCGCGAGGAATTCCGCGCCTCCCAGATCATGCTGGACCGCGCCAAGGAGAACGAGAAGATCGAATTCCTCACCAACTCGGTCGTCGAGGAAGTGCTCGAGGACGGCGGCAGCGGCAGCGTTGGTGGTCTGCGCATCAAGAACACCGCAACGGGGGAGGAGTCCACCCTGGACGCCACTGCACTGTTCGTCGCCATCGGCCATGACCCGCGCTCCGGCTTCCTCGACGGCCAGGTGGTCACCGATGCGGAGGGCTACGTCACCGTCGAGCAGCCGAGCACGAAGACGTCGGTCCCGGGTGTGTTCGCCGCTGGCGACTTGGTGGACAACTACTACCGCCAGGCCATCACCGCAGCGGGCTCGGGCTGCCGCGCCGCCATCGACGCGGAGCACTACCTCGAGGCGCTGTAA
- a CDS encoding sigma-70 family RNA polymerase sigma factor — protein MTLTNGHTQDKTHSHGRLARSYRLNAQRKQQQQRKTDKALVKDYVAGDHRAFALIVERHRQRMMAVARKYARNEHDAQDIVQDALFKASRNMHTFRSESALTTWLHRLVLNAGYDHAKRADNKRQHTSLDDEEKLTQDANRYLAHDPLGNLDRLVALRQAVLKLPAAQQRALMLIDVAGHSINSAASHLGVRPGTVKSRRNRARQALTETLTG, from the coding sequence ATGACGCTCACTAACGGGCACACGCAAGACAAGACACACAGCCACGGCCGCCTTGCGCGGAGCTACAGGCTCAACGCCCAACGCAAACAGCAGCAGCAGAGAAAGACAGACAAGGCACTGGTCAAGGACTACGTCGCGGGGGACCACCGGGCATTCGCGCTGATCGTCGAAAGGCATCGGCAGCGCATGATGGCGGTGGCCAGGAAATACGCGCGCAACGAGCACGACGCGCAGGACATCGTGCAGGACGCGCTGTTCAAGGCGTCTCGCAACATGCACACCTTCCGCTCGGAGTCCGCGCTCACCACATGGCTGCACCGGCTGGTCCTCAACGCGGGCTACGACCATGCCAAACGCGCCGACAATAAGCGCCAGCACACCAGCCTCGACGACGAGGAGAAGCTCACCCAGGACGCGAACCGCTACCTCGCGCACGACCCGCTGGGCAACCTCGACCGCCTCGTCGCGCTCCGCCAAGCCGTGCTCAAACTTCCGGCCGCGCAGCAGCGGGCGTTGATGCTTATCGACGTCGCCGGTCACTCCATCAACTCCGCCGCCTCCCATTTGGGCGTGCGTCCCGGCACCGTGAAATCACGCCGGAACCGTGCCCGGCAGGCGCTGACGGAGACCTTGACGGGATAA
- the murJ gene encoding murein biosynthesis integral membrane protein MurJ, giving the protein MVDQPVAAAEEKKTTSDNSVVRSTGSMAVATLMSRITGFIRTVMITSALGGAVASAFNTANTLPNMITEIVLGSVLTALVVPVLVRAEKEDPDRGAAFIRRLFTLTVTLLTAVTLLTVVGAPSLTELMLDEDGHVNLVQATSFAYLLLPQIMFYGLFSLFMAILNTKEVFRPGAWAPVANNLVSIGVMVLYMILPGQLDPKEHTGVTDPHILLLGLGTTLGVAVQCLIMLPALRRLKIDLRPLWGIDERLKQFGGMALAIVTYVAISQAGYIINNRIASGVDGSAPVIYMQHWQLLQVPYGIVGVTLLTAIMPRLSRNAADGDDEAVVRDLTLGTKLTFIALIPIIIFMTALGPDIGNALFGYGNFTNQEARTLGLTLSFSAFTLIPYALVMLHLRVFYAREEAWTPTFIIAGITLTKVVLAILAPTMASRPDQVVVLLGAANGFGFVAGAVIGAYLLRRKLGSLNSGSVLHTSVWAAAAGLVGVATAMLVRFLLRFIPGGMPGLAVALGRRDSFGLLLEILILGVVFVIATGVALSFSKLPEVRNLGAALARIPGLGSIVHTSPADQIPAGEVDPQEASSQIFVDDTFNASPIPPPMSAGVVRGPRLVPGAAVSDGRFRLLRDYGASASARFWQAREQATGRMVALTFVDTCGAAPLAPVSPRQAAIDAAGICHRTNQLAALNLPAIAPVIETVRYRTGCVVVAEWVPGSDLKTVADSGATLLDEAVASAMLPLTETMAQAHERGVALGLDNRNRMRVSDNGTVVLAFPAVLPDADIDADVSAYASALELLAGSAETDALDSAVLSARNTGGDTGNELPDYRAIGQQLAAISGAGGPEGTPAPARLTSQQPHQLDQLGQLEQEDSGHTARRGGFGERGLGTLGTAGLVAVAITAVVLVATLTVYLVGMFSTRPDSPITNESARDGAEQVSEGIENAPAGKLPVIIAPLNASTWGESRDDSSRSTDFAALVDGNDTTAASAAAGEKILITAGTETGDGAGGNAAFIPEELIIDTATATTTADTSGGLNYTVYGINEPTGDATATDINHLPVLSDGTLKNGRTDIEIGKENQGNAAPVTGLVISFSAPVGDENWDGSAAVIRGVTVVGTRMR; this is encoded by the coding sequence ATGGTGGACCAGCCCGTAGCGGCGGCGGAGGAAAAGAAGACGACGAGCGACAACAGCGTCGTCCGCTCCACCGGATCCATGGCCGTGGCGACATTGATGTCGCGCATCACCGGGTTCATCCGCACGGTGATGATCACCTCGGCGCTCGGCGGCGCAGTGGCATCGGCTTTCAACACGGCGAACACGCTGCCCAACATGATCACCGAGATCGTTCTGGGCTCCGTGCTCACCGCGCTAGTGGTGCCCGTGCTCGTGCGCGCCGAGAAGGAAGACCCCGACCGGGGCGCGGCCTTCATCCGGCGACTGTTCACGCTGACGGTCACGCTGCTGACTGCGGTCACGCTGCTCACGGTCGTCGGCGCGCCGTCGCTGACCGAACTGATGCTTGACGAAGACGGGCACGTCAACCTCGTCCAAGCGACGTCGTTCGCCTACCTGCTGCTCCCGCAAATCATGTTCTACGGCCTGTTCTCCCTGTTCATGGCCATCTTGAACACGAAGGAGGTGTTCCGCCCCGGAGCGTGGGCGCCGGTGGCGAACAACCTGGTCTCCATCGGCGTCATGGTGCTGTACATGATCCTGCCGGGGCAGCTCGACCCCAAGGAGCACACAGGGGTCACCGACCCGCACATCCTCCTACTCGGCCTGGGCACCACCCTCGGTGTCGCGGTGCAGTGCCTGATCATGCTGCCCGCGCTCCGGCGGCTGAAGATCGACCTACGCCCGCTGTGGGGCATCGACGAACGCCTCAAGCAGTTCGGCGGGATGGCCCTGGCGATCGTGACGTATGTGGCGATCTCGCAGGCCGGCTACATCATCAACAACCGCATCGCCTCGGGCGTGGACGGCTCCGCCCCGGTGATCTACATGCAGCACTGGCAGCTGCTCCAGGTGCCGTACGGCATCGTCGGCGTGACCCTGCTGACGGCGATCATGCCACGCCTGTCCCGCAACGCCGCCGACGGCGACGACGAGGCCGTGGTCCGCGACCTGACATTGGGCACGAAGCTGACGTTCATCGCGCTGATCCCCATCATCATCTTCATGACGGCGCTGGGCCCCGACATCGGCAACGCCCTGTTCGGCTACGGCAACTTCACCAACCAGGAAGCGCGCACCCTGGGCCTGACGCTCAGCTTCAGCGCGTTCACGCTCATCCCTTACGCTCTGGTGATGCTGCACCTGCGCGTGTTCTACGCCCGGGAGGAAGCGTGGACGCCGACATTCATCATCGCCGGCATTACGCTGACCAAGGTCGTGCTGGCCATCCTGGCGCCCACAATGGCCTCCCGCCCCGACCAGGTGGTGGTGCTGCTCGGCGCAGCCAACGGCTTCGGCTTCGTGGCTGGTGCGGTGATCGGTGCCTACCTGCTGCGCCGGAAGCTGGGCTCACTGAATTCCGGCTCCGTCCTGCACACCTCCGTGTGGGCCGCCGCCGCGGGCCTGGTGGGCGTGGCCACCGCCATGCTCGTGCGTTTCCTGCTGCGCTTCATCCCCGGAGGCATGCCGGGCCTCGCCGTGGCGCTGGGCCGACGCGACTCCTTCGGGTTGCTGCTGGAGATCCTGATTCTCGGCGTGGTGTTCGTCATCGCGACCGGCGTTGCCCTGTCGTTCTCCAAACTGCCGGAGGTGCGCAACCTGGGGGCCGCCCTCGCACGCATTCCGGGCCTGGGAAGCATCGTGCACACCAGCCCCGCGGACCAAATCCCGGCTGGCGAGGTCGATCCGCAGGAGGCGTCCTCCCAGATCTTCGTTGACGACACGTTCAACGCATCCCCGATCCCGCCGCCAATGTCCGCCGGCGTTGTGCGCGGCCCCCGCCTGGTGCCCGGCGCGGCGGTTTCCGACGGCCGTTTCCGCCTACTGCGCGACTACGGCGCGAGCGCATCCGCCCGCTTCTGGCAGGCCCGCGAGCAGGCCACCGGCCGCATGGTCGCCCTCACCTTCGTGGACACCTGCGGCGCCGCACCGCTGGCCCCAGTGTCTCCACGTCAGGCCGCCATCGACGCGGCGGGAATCTGCCACCGCACGAACCAGCTCGCCGCGCTCAACTTGCCGGCGATCGCGCCCGTCATCGAGACGGTCCGCTACCGCACCGGTTGCGTCGTCGTCGCCGAGTGGGTGCCGGGCTCGGACCTCAAGACGGTCGCGGATTCGGGCGCAACGCTTCTCGACGAAGCCGTCGCTTCCGCCATGCTCCCCCTCACCGAGACCATGGCGCAGGCGCACGAGCGCGGCGTGGCCCTCGGCCTGGACAACCGCAACCGCATGCGGGTGAGCGACAACGGCACGGTCGTCCTGGCCTTCCCGGCCGTTCTGCCCGACGCTGACATCGATGCCGACGTCTCCGCGTACGCCTCCGCCCTCGAGTTGCTCGCCGGTTCCGCAGAGACCGACGCCCTCGACAGCGCGGTTCTCAGTGCACGCAACACGGGCGGCGACACCGGCAACGAGCTTCCCGACTACCGTGCGATCGGGCAGCAACTGGCGGCTATCTCCGGTGCAGGCGGCCCTGAGGGCACCCCGGCACCCGCCCGCCTGACAAGCCAGCAGCCGCACCAGCTCGACCAGCTCGGCCAGCTCGAGCAAGAGGATTCCGGGCACACGGCCCGACGCGGCGGCTTCGGCGAGCGCGGCCTGGGCACGCTGGGCACCGCGGGGCTCGTCGCGGTGGCGATCACGGCAGTCGTCCTCGTCGCCACGCTGACTGTCTACCTCGTGGGCATGTTCAGCACCAGGCCGGATTCCCCGATCACCAACGAATCCGCGCGCGACGGTGCCGAGCAGGTCTCCGAAGGCATCGAGAACGCCCCCGCCGGGAAACTGCCCGTCATCATCGCCCCGCTCAACGCTTCAACGTGGGGCGAAAGCCGCGACGACAGCAGCAGGAGCACAGATTTCGCCGCGCTCGTCGACGGCAACGACACCACCGCCGCCTCCGCCGCCGCGGGGGAGAAGATCCTGATCACCGCGGGAACGGAAACGGGTGACGGGGCCGGGGGCAACGCCGCGTTCATTCCGGAAGAGCTGATCATCGATACAGCCACAGCGACAACAACGGCCGACACCAGTGGCGGGCTGAACTACACCGTCTACGGCATCAACGAGCCGACCGGGGACGCCACCGCCACCGACATCAACCACCTGCCCGTTCTCTCCGACGGGACGCTGAAGAACGGCCGGACGGACATCGAGATCGGGAAAGAGAACCAGGGCAACGCCGCACCGGTCACCGGTCTCGTCATCTCCTTCAGCGCACCTGTCGGCGACGAGAACTGGGACGGTTCCGCAGCTGTCATCCGCGGCGTCACCGTCGTGGGCACGCGCATGCGCTAG
- a CDS encoding NUDIX hydrolase produces the protein MAQNTPGDSSTPQNNPRRRKRRRRASSHAQSPGGENRPNKQDGKPKEGGRPNEGAKGNKSSRNRRRKRRQGGNQRGSQRNNQRKRGGGGNRYRRGASNSAQHASANMETRDETSAGGLVVSGMAEAVGADGSVDLSHIYVALIGRLDRRGRLLWSMPKGHVEEGEHQWETARREVWEETGIDGEPFAELGIIDYWFVSDGVRIHKTVHHNLLRYVDGVLNDEDPEVTEVSWVPVSELIEHLAYADERKLARIAFDKMPDLARAEKEAGRTTPR, from the coding sequence ATGGCTCAGAATACTCCCGGCGACTCCAGTACGCCGCAGAACAACCCGCGCAGGCGCAAACGGCGCCGGCGCGCGTCGAGCCATGCCCAGAGCCCAGGCGGGGAGAACCGCCCGAACAAGCAGGATGGCAAGCCGAAAGAAGGCGGCAGGCCGAACGAGGGGGCCAAGGGCAACAAGAGCTCCCGCAACCGCCGCCGCAAACGCCGCCAGGGAGGCAACCAGCGCGGTAGCCAGCGAAACAACCAGCGCAAACGAGGTGGCGGCGGCAACCGGTACCGCCGTGGGGCGTCGAATAGCGCGCAGCACGCCTCGGCGAACATGGAGACCCGCGACGAGACGAGCGCAGGCGGCCTCGTCGTCTCCGGCATGGCGGAGGCCGTGGGGGCGGACGGTTCCGTGGACCTGTCACATATCTATGTCGCGCTCATCGGCCGCCTCGACCGCCGCGGGCGCCTGCTGTGGTCCATGCCGAAGGGGCACGTCGAGGAAGGCGAGCACCAGTGGGAGACCGCGCGCCGCGAGGTGTGGGAGGAAACCGGCATCGATGGTGAGCCGTTCGCGGAGCTGGGCATCATCGATTACTGGTTCGTTTCGGACGGGGTGCGCATCCACAAGACCGTCCACCACAACCTACTGCGCTATGTCGACGGCGTGCTCAACGACGAAGACCCGGAGGTCACCGAGGTCTCCTGGGTTCCGGTCAGCGAATTGATCGAGCATCTGGCGTACGCAGACGAGCGCAAGCTGGCGCGCATCGCCTTCGACAAGATGCCGGACCTAGCGCGCGCGGAGAAAGAAGCGGGAAGGACCACGCCCCGGTGA
- a CDS encoding CCA tRNA nucleotidyltransferase: MSSQKNSTDPVELFDLPEKGDPTAFIALLARAEGAVGKLADLLGPLAAAFAAEGESLYLVGGPVRDAMLGRLGHDLDFTTSARPETIKKILSEWGEAVWDTGIEFGTVSTVKQGQQVEVTTFRADLYDGVTRNPEVTFGDTIEGDLVRRDFRANAMAIELIPASDGSATVTFDFHDPVDGLKDLLGRTLDTPQEPEVSFRDDPLRMLRAARFVSQLGFSVSPRVKRAMTDMAEEIGRITVERVQAELDKLMLGLQPWEGIDLLVDTGLADHILPEIPALKLERDEHMQHKDVYAHSLTVLRQATELEEDGPDLKLRWAALMHDIGKPDTRELKPGGGVSFHHHEVVGAKMTRKRMRKLKYPKHVIEDVGQLVYLHMRFHGFGEGQWTDSAVRRYVTDAGDLLPRLHNLVRADCTTRNPKKAARLRRTYDELLARIDDLSAKEDLARVRPDLDGNEIMQILGLEPGPEVGKAWKYMKDLRLERGELDHDEAVAELKAWWEKENG; the protein is encoded by the coding sequence ATGAGCAGCCAGAAGAATTCCACTGACCCGGTGGAACTGTTCGACCTGCCGGAGAAGGGGGATCCGACGGCGTTCATCGCGCTGTTGGCGAGGGCTGAGGGAGCCGTCGGCAAGCTGGCTGACCTGTTGGGACCGCTCGCGGCAGCGTTCGCGGCGGAGGGTGAGTCCTTGTACCTCGTGGGCGGCCCGGTGCGCGATGCGATGCTGGGGCGCCTCGGCCACGACTTGGACTTCACCACCTCGGCCCGTCCGGAGACGATCAAGAAGATTCTCTCCGAATGGGGCGAGGCCGTGTGGGACACCGGCATCGAGTTCGGCACTGTTTCCACGGTGAAGCAGGGGCAGCAGGTGGAGGTGACCACTTTCCGCGCCGACCTGTACGACGGCGTGACCCGCAACCCAGAAGTGACCTTCGGCGACACGATTGAGGGCGACCTGGTACGCCGCGATTTCCGCGCCAACGCCATGGCGATCGAGTTAATCCCCGCCAGCGATGGTTCCGCGACCGTGACCTTCGATTTCCACGATCCCGTCGACGGGCTGAAGGACCTGCTGGGCCGCACGTTGGACACTCCGCAGGAGCCGGAGGTGAGCTTCCGCGACGACCCGCTCCGTATGCTGCGTGCTGCCCGTTTTGTCTCCCAGCTGGGCTTTTCCGTCAGCCCGCGGGTGAAGCGTGCGATGACGGACATGGCCGAGGAGATAGGCCGCATCACCGTCGAGCGCGTCCAGGCCGAGCTGGACAAGCTCATGCTGGGCCTGCAGCCGTGGGAGGGCATTGACCTGCTGGTGGATACCGGCCTGGCTGACCATATCCTTCCCGAGATTCCCGCCCTCAAACTCGAGCGCGACGAGCACATGCAGCACAAGGACGTCTACGCCCACTCGCTCACTGTGCTCCGCCAGGCCACGGAGCTCGAGGAGGACGGGCCCGACTTGAAGTTGCGGTGGGCTGCGTTGATGCACGACATCGGCAAGCCGGACACGCGCGAGCTGAAGCCGGGCGGGGGTGTCTCCTTCCACCACCACGAGGTTGTGGGTGCGAAAATGACTCGCAAGCGCATGCGCAAGCTCAAGTACCCGAAGCACGTCATCGAGGATGTCGGTCAGCTCGTCTACCTGCACATGCGCTTCCACGGCTTCGGCGAGGGGCAGTGGACCGATTCGGCCGTGCGCCGTTATGTCACGGACGCCGGTGACCTCCTCCCCCGCCTGCACAACCTCGTCCGCGCCGACTGCACCACGCGCAACCCGAAGAAGGCCGCGCGTCTCCGCCGCACGTACGACGAGCTGCTCGCGCGTATCGACGACCTCTCCGCCAAGGAGGACCTCGCCCGCGTCCGCCCCGACCTCGACGGCAACGAGATCATGCAGATTCTCGGCCTCGAACCGGGCCCCGAAGTGGGCAAAGCCTGGAAGTATATGAAGGACCTGCGCCTCGAGCGCGGCGAGCTCGACCACGACGAAGCCGTCGCGGAGCTCAAGGCTTGGTGGGAGAAGGAAAATGGCTGA
- a CDS encoding YqgE/AlgH family protein, giving the protein MAEFFYADRLFTALERETPAPGMLLVSAPGMLTDEFSRTVILLIDVSPHATFGVILNRRSEVAVHSVLPDWLPHVAKPQALYIGGPVNPQAAVAVGMTSTGTVIEDHPQFTRLANRLVHVNLRKDPADVDGLLEGMRIFSGYAEWAPGQLDEEIERGDWYVAPALPTDVVAPAAADLYSDVMRRQPMPLPLFSTFPADLEDN; this is encoded by the coding sequence ATGGCTGAGTTCTTTTACGCGGACCGCTTGTTCACCGCGCTCGAGCGCGAAACGCCCGCGCCGGGCATGCTGCTCGTTTCCGCCCCAGGCATGCTCACCGACGAGTTCTCCCGCACGGTCATTTTGCTTATCGACGTCTCCCCCCACGCCACCTTCGGCGTCATCCTCAACCGCCGCTCCGAGGTGGCCGTGCACTCCGTCCTTCCCGACTGGCTGCCCCACGTGGCAAAGCCGCAGGCCCTGTATATCGGCGGTCCCGTCAACCCGCAAGCCGCTGTCGCCGTCGGCATGACCTCTACCGGCACGGTCATCGAGGACCATCCGCAGTTCACCCGTCTGGCCAACCGCCTCGTGCACGTCAATCTCCGCAAGGACCCTGCGGACGTCGACGGGCTTCTCGAGGGCATGCGCATTTTCTCCGGCTACGCCGAGTGGGCCCCGGGGCAGCTAGACGAGGAAATCGAACGCGGCGACTGGTACGTCGCACCCGCCCTCCCCACCGATGTCGTGGCCCCCGCTGCCGCCGACCTGTACAGCGACGTGATGCGCCGCCAGCCGATGCCCCTGCCCCTCTTCTCGACCTTCCCCGCCGACCTCGAGGACAATTAG
- a CDS encoding AzlC family ABC transporter permease encodes MTHENRHEIRAALKDLWVVGLGLIPLGLAFGLVMTQAGFAWWWTPIFSVVIYAGSMEFLAVQLVSAGVGPLSAAVTGFMVNFRHIFYGLTFPRHRISSPLGRAYSTYALTDETYAVISAHTPTQPIGADSAQPTGTRILTVQIVCQLLWVIPGIVGALLGVVIPPEVQGMDFALTALFVVLAYEAFTSNRDFSLPLTAAVIAAVVALVAPNWLLMVALTVYFLVLLLRYARPDLDRAVELRMHSKGGR; translated from the coding sequence ATGACCCACGAGAACCGCCACGAGATCCGCGCCGCCCTCAAAGACCTGTGGGTGGTCGGCCTTGGGCTGATTCCCCTCGGCCTCGCATTCGGCCTGGTCATGACCCAAGCTGGCTTCGCGTGGTGGTGGACGCCCATTTTCTCTGTCGTCATCTATGCGGGGTCGATGGAGTTCCTCGCTGTGCAGCTCGTTTCCGCCGGCGTCGGTCCACTATCGGCTGCGGTCACCGGCTTCATGGTGAATTTCCGCCACATTTTCTACGGCCTCACCTTTCCCCGCCACCGTATTTCCTCGCCTCTCGGCCGCGCGTACTCCACCTACGCGCTTACCGACGAAACCTACGCCGTCATCTCCGCCCACACCCCCACACAGCCCATCGGCGCTGATTCGGCTCAGCCCACCGGCACCCGCATCCTCACGGTGCAGATTGTCTGCCAGTTGCTGTGGGTGATCCCCGGCATCGTTGGTGCCCTCCTCGGAGTCGTCATTCCCCCGGAGGTGCAGGGTATGGACTTCGCCCTCACCGCTCTCTTTGTGGTGTTGGCCTACGAGGCGTTCACCTCTAACCGGGACTTCTCGCTGCCTTTGACGGCCGCCGTCATCGCCGCCGTGGTAGCGCTCGTCGCCCCGAACTGGCTGTTGATGGTCGCCCTTACCGTGTACTTCCTCGTTCTCTTACTGCGCTATGCCCGGCCGGATCTCGACCGGGCTGTCGAGCTGCGGATGCATTCCAAAGGGGGCCGGTGA
- a CDS encoding branched-chain amino acid transporter permease: MGLPAGVSLSMVAAVLIPVGIVTVLLRALPFSFLRLLKDSPVIQFLGATMPVGVMTVLVVYCLSSSRENPGGIGAGLIAAVFTLVLHAWKRRAGLSILAGTLTYMALVNLVF, encoded by the coding sequence ATGGGCCTTCCCGCTGGTGTTTCCCTCAGCATGGTGGCCGCCGTCCTTATTCCGGTGGGCATTGTCACCGTTTTGCTGCGCGCATTGCCCTTTTCATTCCTGCGCCTGCTCAAGGACAGCCCGGTCATTCAATTCCTGGGGGCCACAATGCCTGTGGGCGTGATGACGGTTTTGGTTGTCTATTGCCTGTCCTCTTCCCGCGAGAACCCAGGTGGGATCGGGGCCGGCCTCATCGCCGCGGTGTTCACTCTCGTGCTGCATGCCTGGAAACGGCGCGCAGGCCTGTCCATTCTCGCTGGCACACTGACTTACATGGCACTGGTCAACCTGGTTTTCTAG